A genomic stretch from Coffea arabica cultivar ET-39 chromosome 10c, Coffea Arabica ET-39 HiFi, whole genome shotgun sequence includes:
- the LOC113713349 gene encoding probable GTP-binding protein OBGM, mitochondrial isoform X3, which yields MSGGNGGRGGDVILECSPSFWDFSCMQHHVNARRGGHGASKNMIGSRGSDKVVQVPVGTVIHLMEGEIPSAVEKSFSEALDPWEIPGSLDVESIESISKSDVKASSCVGTDIGVSAAEEQAEIIYASSPPQVTPSSNKEATKSWREESCRAGEGQDNGDAMSEVESEEELKAAADIQYNVAELTEPGERIIVARGGDGGLGNVSSSRVPRKTPKHEAYNDEEHASASVGLPGSEAVLLLELKSIADVGFVGMPNAGKSTLLGAISRAKPAVGHYAFTTLRPNLGNLNYEDLSITVADIPGIIRGAHENRGLGHAFLRHIERTKVLAYVLDLSAALDGRKGIPPWEQLKDLILELEFYRQGLSNRPSLIVANKTDEAGAEEVYEELKQRVPGVPIFPVCAVLEEGVPELKDGLRMLVNGGESCKLKLDDIVID from the exons ATGTCAG GTGGAAATGGAGGAAGAGGTGGTGATGTAATATTAGAATGTTCGCCTTCATTTTGGGACTTCAGCTGTATGCAACATCATGTT AATGCAAGAAGAGGTGGTCACGGtgcttcaaaaaatatgatagGTAGCAGAGGCAGCGACAAG GTTGTCCAAGTGCCTGTTGGTACAGTAATACATCTTATGGAGGGAGAAATTCCTTCTGCAGTGGAGAAAAGCTTTTCTGAAGCTTTGGACCCCTGGGAAATTCCTGGTTCACTTGATGTGGAGTCCATAGAATCGATCAGTAAGAGTGATGTCAAAGCATCTTCTTGTGTAGGAACTGACATTGGAGTGTCTGCTGCAGAAGAGCAAGCAGAAATTATATATGCTTCATCTCCTCCTCAAGTCACACCTTCCAGCAATAAAGAAGCTACTAAGTCCTGGAGGGAAGAAAGCTGTAGGGCAGGAGAAGGTCAAGACAATGGTGATGCTATGTCTGAAGTAGAATCCGAAGAAGAATTGAAGGCAGCAGCGGATATCCAGTATAATGTTGCTGAATTGACAGAACCAGGAGAACGAATAATTGTTGCTCGTGGAGGTGATGGTGGCTTAGGCAATGTGTCTTCTTCAAGAGTTCCTAGGAAGACGCCAAAGCATGAGGCATACAACGATGAAGAGCATGCATCTGCCAGTGTGGGCCTGCCTGGTTCTGAGGCGGTTCTTTTATTAGAGCTGAAGAGTATTGCTGATGTTGGCTTTGTAGGGATGCCAAATGCGGGTAAAAGTACTCTTCTTGGAGCAATTTCAAGGGCGAAACCTGCAGTCGGACATTATGCATTCACAACATTGAGGCCTAACTTAGGAAATCTGAATTATGAGGATCTTTCTATCACAGTGGCTGATATTCCAGGAATTATTAGAGGAGCCCATGAAAATCGTGGGCTTGGGCATGCTTTTCTTCGTCACATAGAACGTACAAAAGTACTGGCCTATGTTCTCGACTTATCTGCTGCACTAGATGGTAGAAAAGGAATTCCACCCTGGGAACAGCTCAAGGATCTAATTTTGGAGCTCGAGTTTTATCGTCAGGGTTTGTCCAATCGGCCATCCTTGATAGTAGCAAATAAAACTGATGAAGCAGGGGCTGAAGAAGTTTATGAAGAACTGAAACAGAGAGTGCCTGGAGTTCCCATATTTCCAGTTTGTGCTGTTCTCGAGGAAGGAGTACCAGAACTAAAAGATGGTCTCAGGATGCTTGTAAACGGAGGAGAGTCATGTAAACTGAAGTTGGATGACATTGTAATTGACTAA
- the LOC113713349 gene encoding probable GTP-binding protein OBGM, mitochondrial isoform X4: MVVPASVEAGMIGVVNLMNARRGGHGASKNMIGSRGSDKVVQVPVGTVIHLMEGEIPSAVEKSFSEALDPWEIPGSLDVESIESISKSDVKASSCVGTDIGVSAAEEQAEIIYASSPPQVTPSSNKEATKSWREESCRAGEGQDNGDAMSEVESEEELKAAADIQYNVAELTEPGERIIVARGGDGGLGNVSSSRVPRKTPKHEAYNDEEHASASVGLPGSEAVLLLELKSIADVGFVGMPNAGKSTLLGAISRAKPAVGHYAFTTLRPNLGNLNYEDLSITVADIPGIIRGAHENRGLGHAFLRHIERTKVLAYVLDLSAALDGRKGIPPWEQLKDLILELEFYRQGLSNRPSLIVANKTDEAGAEEVYEELKQRVPGVPIFPVCAVLEEGVPELKDGLRMLVNGGESCKLKLDDIVID, encoded by the exons ATGGTTGTACCAGCTTCCGTCGAAGCCGGCATGATCGGCGTGGTAAACCTGATG AATGCAAGAAGAGGTGGTCACGGtgcttcaaaaaatatgatagGTAGCAGAGGCAGCGACAAG GTTGTCCAAGTGCCTGTTGGTACAGTAATACATCTTATGGAGGGAGAAATTCCTTCTGCAGTGGAGAAAAGCTTTTCTGAAGCTTTGGACCCCTGGGAAATTCCTGGTTCACTTGATGTGGAGTCCATAGAATCGATCAGTAAGAGTGATGTCAAAGCATCTTCTTGTGTAGGAACTGACATTGGAGTGTCTGCTGCAGAAGAGCAAGCAGAAATTATATATGCTTCATCTCCTCCTCAAGTCACACCTTCCAGCAATAAAGAAGCTACTAAGTCCTGGAGGGAAGAAAGCTGTAGGGCAGGAGAAGGTCAAGACAATGGTGATGCTATGTCTGAAGTAGAATCCGAAGAAGAATTGAAGGCAGCAGCGGATATCCAGTATAATGTTGCTGAATTGACAGAACCAGGAGAACGAATAATTGTTGCTCGTGGAGGTGATGGTGGCTTAGGCAATGTGTCTTCTTCAAGAGTTCCTAGGAAGACGCCAAAGCATGAGGCATACAACGATGAAGAGCATGCATCTGCCAGTGTGGGCCTGCCTGGTTCTGAGGCGGTTCTTTTATTAGAGCTGAAGAGTATTGCTGATGTTGGCTTTGTAGGGATGCCAAATGCGGGTAAAAGTACTCTTCTTGGAGCAATTTCAAGGGCGAAACCTGCAGTCGGACATTATGCATTCACAACATTGAGGCCTAACTTAGGAAATCTGAATTATGAGGATCTTTCTATCACAGTGGCTGATATTCCAGGAATTATTAGAGGAGCCCATGAAAATCGTGGGCTTGGGCATGCTTTTCTTCGTCACATAGAACGTACAAAAGTACTGGCCTATGTTCTCGACTTATCTGCTGCACTAGATGGTAGAAAAGGAATTCCACCCTGGGAACAGCTCAAGGATCTAATTTTGGAGCTCGAGTTTTATCGTCAGGGTTTGTCCAATCGGCCATCCTTGATAGTAGCAAATAAAACTGATGAAGCAGGGGCTGAAGAAGTTTATGAAGAACTGAAACAGAGAGTGCCTGGAGTTCCCATATTTCCAGTTTGTGCTGTTCTCGAGGAAGGAGTACCAGAACTAAAAGATGGTCTCAGGATGCTTGTAAACGGAGGAGAGTCATGTAAACTGAAGTTGGATGACATTGTAATTGACTAA
- the LOC113713349 gene encoding probable GTP-binding protein OBGM, mitochondrial isoform X1, whose amino-acid sequence MWFRGRKPLEYLDIVGRFSRSSSILQMRFSSDIPCKKSKLAPLQERKMIDRFRLWAKGGDGGNGCTSFRRSRHDRRGKPDGGNGGRGGDVILECSPSFWDFSCMQHHVNARRGGHGASKNMIGSRGSDKVVQVPVGTVIHLMEGEIPSAVEKSFSEALDPWEIPGSLDVESIESISKSDVKASSCVGTDIGVSAAEEQAEIIYASSPPQVTPSSNKEATKSWREESCRAGEGQDNGDAMSEVESEEELKAAADIQYNVAELTEPGERIIVARGGDGGLGNVSSSRVPRKTPKHEAYNDEEHASASVGLPGSEAVLLLELKSIADVGFVGMPNAGKSTLLGAISRAKPAVGHYAFTTLRPNLGNLNYEDLSITVADIPGIIRGAHENRGLGHAFLRHIERTKVLAYVLDLSAALDGRKGIPPWEQLKDLILELEFYRQGLSNRPSLIVANKTDEAGAEEVYEELKQRVPGVPIFPVCAVLEEGVPELKDGLRMLVNGGESCKLKLDDIVID is encoded by the exons ATGTGGTTTCGTGGTCGGAAACCCCTTGAATATCTGGATATTGTGGGAAGGTTTTCTAGATCATCAAGCATTTTGCAGATGCGCTTTTCATCTGATATTCCTTGCAAAAAATCAAAGCTTGCCCCTTTGCAG GAGCGCAAGATGATTGACCGGTTTAGGCTCTGGGCTAAAGGAGGTGACGGGGGCAATGGTTGTACCAGCTTCCGTCGAAGCCGGCATGATCGGCGTGGTAAACCTGATG GTGGAAATGGAGGAAGAGGTGGTGATGTAATATTAGAATGTTCGCCTTCATTTTGGGACTTCAGCTGTATGCAACATCATGTT AATGCAAGAAGAGGTGGTCACGGtgcttcaaaaaatatgatagGTAGCAGAGGCAGCGACAAG GTTGTCCAAGTGCCTGTTGGTACAGTAATACATCTTATGGAGGGAGAAATTCCTTCTGCAGTGGAGAAAAGCTTTTCTGAAGCTTTGGACCCCTGGGAAATTCCTGGTTCACTTGATGTGGAGTCCATAGAATCGATCAGTAAGAGTGATGTCAAAGCATCTTCTTGTGTAGGAACTGACATTGGAGTGTCTGCTGCAGAAGAGCAAGCAGAAATTATATATGCTTCATCTCCTCCTCAAGTCACACCTTCCAGCAATAAAGAAGCTACTAAGTCCTGGAGGGAAGAAAGCTGTAGGGCAGGAGAAGGTCAAGACAATGGTGATGCTATGTCTGAAGTAGAATCCGAAGAAGAATTGAAGGCAGCAGCGGATATCCAGTATAATGTTGCTGAATTGACAGAACCAGGAGAACGAATAATTGTTGCTCGTGGAGGTGATGGTGGCTTAGGCAATGTGTCTTCTTCAAGAGTTCCTAGGAAGACGCCAAAGCATGAGGCATACAACGATGAAGAGCATGCATCTGCCAGTGTGGGCCTGCCTGGTTCTGAGGCGGTTCTTTTATTAGAGCTGAAGAGTATTGCTGATGTTGGCTTTGTAGGGATGCCAAATGCGGGTAAAAGTACTCTTCTTGGAGCAATTTCAAGGGCGAAACCTGCAGTCGGACATTATGCATTCACAACATTGAGGCCTAACTTAGGAAATCTGAATTATGAGGATCTTTCTATCACAGTGGCTGATATTCCAGGAATTATTAGAGGAGCCCATGAAAATCGTGGGCTTGGGCATGCTTTTCTTCGTCACATAGAACGTACAAAAGTACTGGCCTATGTTCTCGACTTATCTGCTGCACTAGATGGTAGAAAAGGAATTCCACCCTGGGAACAGCTCAAGGATCTAATTTTGGAGCTCGAGTTTTATCGTCAGGGTTTGTCCAATCGGCCATCCTTGATAGTAGCAAATAAAACTGATGAAGCAGGGGCTGAAGAAGTTTATGAAGAACTGAAACAGAGAGTGCCTGGAGTTCCCATATTTCCAGTTTGTGCTGTTCTCGAGGAAGGAGTACCAGAACTAAAAGATGGTCTCAGGATGCTTGTAAACGGAGGAGAGTCATGTAAACTGAAGTTGGATGACATTGTAATTGACTAA
- the LOC113713349 gene encoding probable GTP-binding protein OBGM, mitochondrial isoform X2, protein MTRGTAPGSALERKMIDRFRLWAKGGDGGNGCTSFRRSRHDRRGKPDGGNGGRGGDVILECSPSFWDFSCMQHHVNARRGGHGASKNMIGSRGSDKVVQVPVGTVIHLMEGEIPSAVEKSFSEALDPWEIPGSLDVESIESISKSDVKASSCVGTDIGVSAAEEQAEIIYASSPPQVTPSSNKEATKSWREESCRAGEGQDNGDAMSEVESEEELKAAADIQYNVAELTEPGERIIVARGGDGGLGNVSSSRVPRKTPKHEAYNDEEHASASVGLPGSEAVLLLELKSIADVGFVGMPNAGKSTLLGAISRAKPAVGHYAFTTLRPNLGNLNYEDLSITVADIPGIIRGAHENRGLGHAFLRHIERTKVLAYVLDLSAALDGRKGIPPWEQLKDLILELEFYRQGLSNRPSLIVANKTDEAGAEEVYEELKQRVPGVPIFPVCAVLEEGVPELKDGLRMLVNGGESCKLKLDDIVID, encoded by the exons ATGACGCGCGGGACTGCACCCGGCAGTGCTCTG GAGCGCAAGATGATTGACCGGTTTAGGCTCTGGGCTAAAGGAGGTGACGGGGGCAATGGTTGTACCAGCTTCCGTCGAAGCCGGCATGATCGGCGTGGTAAACCTGATG GTGGAAATGGAGGAAGAGGTGGTGATGTAATATTAGAATGTTCGCCTTCATTTTGGGACTTCAGCTGTATGCAACATCATGTT AATGCAAGAAGAGGTGGTCACGGtgcttcaaaaaatatgatagGTAGCAGAGGCAGCGACAAG GTTGTCCAAGTGCCTGTTGGTACAGTAATACATCTTATGGAGGGAGAAATTCCTTCTGCAGTGGAGAAAAGCTTTTCTGAAGCTTTGGACCCCTGGGAAATTCCTGGTTCACTTGATGTGGAGTCCATAGAATCGATCAGTAAGAGTGATGTCAAAGCATCTTCTTGTGTAGGAACTGACATTGGAGTGTCTGCTGCAGAAGAGCAAGCAGAAATTATATATGCTTCATCTCCTCCTCAAGTCACACCTTCCAGCAATAAAGAAGCTACTAAGTCCTGGAGGGAAGAAAGCTGTAGGGCAGGAGAAGGTCAAGACAATGGTGATGCTATGTCTGAAGTAGAATCCGAAGAAGAATTGAAGGCAGCAGCGGATATCCAGTATAATGTTGCTGAATTGACAGAACCAGGAGAACGAATAATTGTTGCTCGTGGAGGTGATGGTGGCTTAGGCAATGTGTCTTCTTCAAGAGTTCCTAGGAAGACGCCAAAGCATGAGGCATACAACGATGAAGAGCATGCATCTGCCAGTGTGGGCCTGCCTGGTTCTGAGGCGGTTCTTTTATTAGAGCTGAAGAGTATTGCTGATGTTGGCTTTGTAGGGATGCCAAATGCGGGTAAAAGTACTCTTCTTGGAGCAATTTCAAGGGCGAAACCTGCAGTCGGACATTATGCATTCACAACATTGAGGCCTAACTTAGGAAATCTGAATTATGAGGATCTTTCTATCACAGTGGCTGATATTCCAGGAATTATTAGAGGAGCCCATGAAAATCGTGGGCTTGGGCATGCTTTTCTTCGTCACATAGAACGTACAAAAGTACTGGCCTATGTTCTCGACTTATCTGCTGCACTAGATGGTAGAAAAGGAATTCCACCCTGGGAACAGCTCAAGGATCTAATTTTGGAGCTCGAGTTTTATCGTCAGGGTTTGTCCAATCGGCCATCCTTGATAGTAGCAAATAAAACTGATGAAGCAGGGGCTGAAGAAGTTTATGAAGAACTGAAACAGAGAGTGCCTGGAGTTCCCATATTTCCAGTTTGTGCTGTTCTCGAGGAAGGAGTACCAGAACTAAAAGATGGTCTCAGGATGCTTGTAAACGGAGGAGAGTCATGTAAACTGAAGTTGGATGACATTGTAATTGACTAA